Proteins from a single region of Apium graveolens cultivar Ventura chromosome 7, ASM990537v1, whole genome shotgun sequence:
- the LOC141674113 gene encoding uncharacterized protein LOC141674113, which produces MESAVFNLIEDLDQSTTNWKIKDRVTRMWTSVSSENGSVKGYNVILLDDDNNHVHAFAYPNIWNGFKTPVIEGGVYVFDQFFVKDVVGDLFAEASKYQPQQQPEFSIDVTGVIEDFQPLTKLDTKFGMPDIVKFRICDSSNQHNVSVWGDLVVLANNIYTKELQSPVIAIITSTKVTTFMNTIQIGTLPSSKLYLNLDDESVTDMRIRLKEEGYLSKREKYLKATKSEFVQTFMERMTLKDLNEKLTYDDLKKRIYTTFSVVKVDEDVAWWFYSCNKCQQEVERLDRRFRYNNCPRIIPVAPKRFRIMVLAEDDTFSCNVMLMDRAVRRIVGTSAAKAYNDFEKAPEEGLPQVLKDLVGKKVTVIIQLNKAYFVDVDAIDHTPGSAKSVTKKIKKIGQVVHLLSGMDAAFMLRNSVARRLTSIGRQNLHDLQTLDRPVDNIQEFLNMDLGLGPPQAQF; this is translated from the exons ATGGAGTCTGCAGTATTCAATCTTATTGAAGACCTTGATCAATCGACTACCAATTGGAAGATTAAGGATAGAGTAACTAGGATGTGGACCAGCGTTAGCTCTGAGAATGGATCAGTCAAAGGATATAATGTCATTCTGCTTGATGATGAT AATAATCACGTCCATGCATTTGCTTATCCCAATATTTGGAATGGATTCAAAACTCCGGTGATTGAAGGAGGCGTTTATGTTTTTGACCAATTTTTTGTGAAAGATGTTGTCG GTGATCTTTTTGCCGAGGCCAGCAAATATCAGCCACAACAACAGCCTGAATTTTCTATAG ATGTAACTGGAGTTATTGAGGATTTTCAACCTCTAACGAAACTTGACACAAAATTTGGCATGCCAGACATTGTCAAATTCAGGATTTGTGATTCCAG TAATCAGCATAATGTCAGTGTTTGGGGAGATCTTGTTGTGTTAGCCAATAACATTTATACTAAGGAACTCCAGTCTCCGGTCATTGCAATAATAACGAGCACAAAAGTTACAACTTTCATGA ATACTATACAGATTGGTACTTTGCCATCTTCAAAATTATACCTCAACCTAGATGATGAATCTGTGACTGATATGAGGATAAG GTTGAAGGAGGAGGGATATTTGTCAAAGAGAGAAAAATATCTTAAGGCGACAAAATCTGAATTTGTTCAAACCTTTATGGAAAGAATGACATTAAAGGATCTCAATGAAAAGCTGACATATGATGACTTAAAG AAAAGGATATACACCACATTCTCAGTTGTTAAGGTGGATGAGGATGTAGCATGGTGGTTTTACAGTTGTAACAAATGTCAACAAGAGGTTGAGCGGCTTGACAGGAGATTTCGATATAATAATTGCCCTCGCATAATTCCGGTTGCCCCTAAAAG GTTTCGTATCATGGTCCTTGCCGAAGATGATACATTTTCATGTAATGTTATGCTCATGGACCGAGCTGTTAGAAGGATTGTTGGCACAAGTGCAGCAAAAGCGTATAATGATTTTGAGAAG GCTCCTGAAGAAGGCCTTCCTCAGGTACTTAAAGATTTGGTTGGAAAGAAAGTCACTGTCATTATTCAGTTGAACAAAGCATAT TTTGTCGATGTTGATGCCATTGATCATACTCCAGGCTCTGCAAAATCAGttaccaaaaaaattaaaaag ATTGGACAAGTTGTACATCTTTTATCTGGCATGGATGCAGCATTTATGTTG AGGAACTCTGTTGCAAGACGTCTGACATCAATTGGTAGACAAAATCTGCACGATTTGCAGACATTGGACCGGCCTGTTGACAACATTCAAGAATTTCTTAATATGGATTTAGGTCTTGGCCCTCCACAAGCACAATTTTAG